Sequence from the Rhodanobacter sp. genome:
CCGACGCCCACGGCAACGGCGCGCACGCCCCCGTGCTGGCGCCGCACGTGCTCGGTCCGCGCACCGACTTCCTGATCACTTCGCTGATGAAGGACGTGATCCTGCGCGGTACCGGCGCCGCAGCCAAATCGCTGGACCGCCCGGACCTCGCCGGCAAGACCGGCACTAGCAACGACTTCCGCGACGCCTGGTTCATGGGCTTCAACGGCGACGCCTCCACTGCGGTCTGGGTGGGCTTCGACAACTACGGCTCGCTGGGCCACGACGAGTTCGGCGCCAAGGCCGCGCTGCCGATCTGGATGGACTACATGGGCACCACGCTGAAGGGCCAGCCGGAGAACTCGCTGCCGATGCCGCCCGGCGTCGCCACCGCGCTGATCAACCGCTCCACCGGCCTGCCCACCACGCCGGACGACCCGGACGCCATGACCGAATACTTCAAGGTCGAGGATCTCGACCGCCTGCGCAGCCAGGCCACCCAGCAGCAGCAGGAACAGCAGAACCCGTTCAACATCTTCTGAGCGCGGCCGGTTCCGGTATCGCGCCGCGTGCGTTAGTCTGGCAACGCACGCGGCGGAGGACACCGACATGGCACGAGGCGAACATCACCGCATCCATGCAAGCGACCGCCAGCAGCGCAACCGGCTGCGCGTGGCGCAGGAAGCGGCCCGCCTGATGAGCGAGCACGGCATCCGCGATTTCCACCGCGCCAAGCTCAAGGCCGCCGAGCGGTTGGGCATCCTCGACGAACAGGCCCTGCCGCGCAACCAGGAGATCGAACAGGCGCTGCGCGAACACCAGCGCCTGTTCCACGCCGGCAGCCAGCCGCAATGGCTGCAGGAACGCCGCGAGGCGGCGGTGGAGGCGATGCGCTTCCTGGCCCGCTTCGAACCGCGCCTGGTCGGTGCCGTGCTCGACGGTACCGCGGACGCGCATTCGGCCGTCTGCCTGCACGTCTTCAGCGACGACCCCGACGCCGTTCATCGCCACCTGCACGAACACGGCGTGCCGTTCGAGACGCAGACGCGCCGCCTGCGCGTCAGCCGCGACGGGCAGGACGAATTCCCGGTGCTGTTGTTCGCCGCCGACACGCTGCCGTTCGACCTCACCGTGCTGCCGCACGATGCCTTGCGCCAGGCGCCGCTGGATCGCGTGGACGAGAAGCCGATGCGCCGCGCCTCGCTGGCCGCCGTGGAAGAACTCCTCGCGCTCGGCGACGGCGCGGACGAACTGGAGCGCATGCTGGCGCGCGCAAGCCAACGCGTCTGAACGGAGCGCACTACGCCCCGATCACGGATTCAATCGGGCCGCCTGCACGATGGCCGTCCAAACGAAAACGCCCCGGCATGGCCGGGGCGTTTCGCATGCGCTGCGCGGTGCGATCAGCGCTTGTCGAAAGCCGCGTAGTCGCGCACGGCGTGGCCGGTGTAGATCTGGCGCGGACGGCCGATGCGCGAACCGGGAGTCTCGTGCTGCTCGATCCAATGCGAGATCCAGCCGGCGGTGCGCGCGATGGCGAACATCACGGTGAACATCTCGGTGGGGATGCCCAGCGCCTTGTAGATGATGCCGGAGTAGAAATCGACGTTCGGGTACAGCTTGCGCTCGACGAAGTACTCGTCCTTCAGCGCCGCCTCTTCCAGCTTCATCGCCACGTCCAGCAGCGGGTCGTTGACACCCAGCTCGGCCAGCACCTTGTGGCACATCTCGCGGATGATCTTCGCGCGCGGGTCGAAGTTCTTGTACACGCGGTGGCCGAAGCCCATCAGGCGGAAGTTGTCGTTCTTGTCCTTGGCGCGCTTGACCGCGGTTTCCACCTTGTCCGGCGAGCCGATCTCTTCCAGCATCTTCAGCACCGCCTCGTTGGCGCCGCCGTGCGCGGGACCCCACAGCGCGGTGATGCCCGCGGCGATGGAGGCATACGGATTGGCGCCGGTGGAGCCGACCAGGCGCACGGTGGAGGTCGAGGCGTTCTGCTCGTGGTCGGCATGCAGGATGAACAGCAGGTCCAGCGCCTTGGCGGCCACCGGGCTCATCTGCAGCGGCTCGCTCGGCACCTCGAACATCATGTGCAGGAAGCGGTCGACGTATTCGAGGTTGTTGCGCGGGTAGCGGAACGACCGGTCGATCGAGTAGCGGTGGCAGGCGGCGGCGATCGTCGGCATCTTGGCGATCAGGCGGATCGCGGCCAGCTTGCGGTCTTCCGCGTTATCGACGTCCAGGTCGTCGTGGTAGAAGGCGGACAGCGAGGCGACCGACGCGGCCAGCATGGCCATCGGATGCGCATCGTGGTGGAAGCCCTCGAAGAAGCGCTTGTGCGACTCGGGCATCATCGTGTGATGCGTGATGTCGTTCTCGAAGGAAGCGAACTCCTCCTTCTTCGGCAGCTCGCCGTTGAGCAGCAGGTAGGCCACTTCGAGGAAGCTGGAATTCTCGGCCAGCTGCTCGATCGGGTAGCCGCGATACAGCAGCACGCCCTGGTCGCCGTCGATGTAGGTGATCGCGCTCTTGGTGCTGGCGGTCGAGCCGTAGCCGACGTCGTAGGTGAAGTGGCCGGTGTCCTTGTACAACGTGCTGATGTCGATGCAGGCCGGGCCGAGGGTGCCGGAGACCAGCGGCATGGTGCTGCTGCGCTCGGTCGACTCGTCCACCAGCTTCACAGTCTTGGGATCGGACACGGGAACCTCCTTAGCGTGGGTCGTCGCCCAAGGCCGCGGGGATGGCGATGGGCGAGGGGAAACGGGCACCGAGCCGGCAAACGCCTCGATGCAATCCAAGCATTATCGCACAACGGCCAACAGCCATGCGTTTGCGGATGGTCGCGCGCCGCACGGAACGCAGACGCAAAAACGCACGGGGCAGGCTTGCAGCCTGCCCCGTGCGGGAATGCTTGTCCGTCCGTCGCGGCGGACGCGGACGCGCTTACTTCTGCGCGTAGCGCTTGCGGAACTTGTCGACGCGGCCGCCGACGTCAAGCGTCTTCTGCTTGCCGGTGTAGAACGGATGCGAATGGCTGGAGATATCCACCTTGATCAGCGGGTACTCGTTGCCGTCCGTCCACTTGACGGTGTCCTTGGCGGCAATCGTCGAACGCGTCAGGAACGCGAAGTCGGACGACAGATCCTGGAACACCACCGGGCGGTAATTCGGATGGATATCGGGCTTCATGACGGGCTCTGTTGCAACGTGAAAAGAGGACAAGTGTAGCCAGCCGCGCGGCGTCGCGTCAAGCCGCACCCAGGGCCTTGCGCACCATCGCCGCGAAGCGCGCCTGGTCCACCTCCAGCACGATCCGCGCCTGCGCCGGCAGGCCCAGCCGTTTCGACCAGTCCACCACGGTGGCGCCGCGGGTGAGCCGGCCATCCAGCTCGACGGCGACCGCCCGTGTTTCGCAGCGCAGGACGATGGCCGGGTCGATCGCCACCGCCATCGCCAGCGCGTCGGCGGCTACCACGCCGTTGCGCTCGTGCGTGGCGTTGTAGTCGCGCGCGGTGCGGAACACCTGCTCGAAGAACTTCGCGCGATGGTCGCCGGCGGCGATCCAGCCGTCGAACTCGGCGTCGTCGAAGCCGTGACGCAAGGTGGCCTCCCAGTCGACCAGGTCGAAGGCAGGGAACGCCTCGAACACCACGTGCGCAGCTTCCGGGTCGAAGCCCACGTTGAACTCGGCTGGCACCTTGCCCGTGTTGCCGTGGCCGGTCACCGCGCCGCCCATCACCACCAGCCGTTTCACGCGCTGCGGCAGCGCGGGATCGAGCTTCAGCGCCAGCGCGAGGTTGGTCAGCGGCGCCAGCGCCACCAGGGTCAGCTCGCCGGGACGCTCCCGCGTGAGCCGCAGCAGCGCGAGCGCGGCGGCCTCGTCCTCGGCCGGTGCCGACGGCTCGGGAAATCCGACATCGCCGAGGCCATCCACACCGTGCACGAAGGCGGCATCCTCGTCGGGGACGCGTACCAGCGGCGTGGCGCAGCCGGGAAACACCGGGAAGGTGGCGCCCAGCAGATCGCGCAGGGTGCGCGCATTACGCACCGTGTGGCCCAAACCGACGTTGCCGGCGGCCACGCTCAATGCCGCGATGTCGGCATGCGCGTGCGCCATCAGGATGGCCAGCGCGTCGTCCACGCCGGGGTCGGTATCGATCAGCAGTTGGGGCTTGCTCATGGCCGACTTTTCCTCGGAAAAGTCGGCAAGTCTAACTCAGCATGCCCCAGGCACTTCTGCCTCCACCCCTATCCATCCGCTCGCACAATACCAACGCTAAGCCCGCGCGTAGCGCGCCGCGCCGCCGATCCAGCGCGCGATCAAGCGGTCCGCGTCGCGCGGATGGTCGGTCAGCAGGCGCTCGCCGACCTGCTGCACGGCGGGCAGCAGGTGCGCATCGCGCGACAGGTCGGCGATGCGGAAACTGAGCTGGCCGGTCTGCCGCGTGCCCAGCACCTCGCCCGGGCCGCGCAGCTCCAGATCTTTCTCGGCGATGCGGAAGCCGTCGTTGGTTTCGCGCATCACCGCGAGCCGCTCGCGAGCGAGCTGGCCCAGCGGCGGCTGGTACAGCAGCACGCAGTTCGAAGCCACCGCACCGCGCCCCACCCGGCCGCGCAACTGGTGCAGCTGGGCCAGCCCGAGGCGCTCGGAATTCTCGATCACCATCAGGCTGGCGTTAGGCACGTCCACACCCACTTCGATCACCGTGGTGGCGACCAGCACGGCGAGCTCGCCGGCCTTGAACGCATCCATCACGGCCTGCTTGTCCTTCGGCTTCAGCCGGCCGTGGATGAGGCCCACCTTGCAATCGGCCAGCGCCATGGAGAGTTCCGCGTGCGCCACCTCGGCGGCCTGGGCACGCAACTGCTCGGACTCCTCGATCAACGTACACACCCAGTACGCCTGCCGGCCCTCGGCACAGGCCGCACGGATGCGCTCGATCACCTCGGCGCGGCGCGCGTTGGACACCGCCACCGTCTGCACCGGCGTGCGCCCCGGCGGCAATTCGTCGATGGCGGAGACGTCGAGGTCGGCGTAGGCGCTCATCGCCAGCGTGCGCGGAATCGGCGTCGCGGTGAGCACCAACTGGTGCGGCACCTCGCCGCGCGCGCGGTCGGCGCCCTTGTCGTGCAGCGCGAGCCGCTGCTGCACGCCGAAGCGGTGCTGCTCGTCCACGATCACCAGCCCCAGCCGCGCGAATTCCACGCCCTCCTGCATCAGCGCGTGCGTACCCACGGTGACCGGCGCGCCCTCGGCCACGCGGCGCATCGCCGCCTCGCGCGCGCGGCCTTGCTGCTTGCCGGCCAGCCATTCCACGTCCACGCCCAGCGGCGCCAGCCAGTGGCGGAAGTTGCGCAGGTGCTGCTCGGCCAGCAACTCGGTGGGCGCCATCAGTGCCACCTGATGGCCCGATTCCACCGCAGCCAACGCCGCCAGCGCGGCCACCACGGTCTTGCCCGAACCCACGTCGCCCTGCACCAGCCGGAGCATCGGGCTGGCCTGCGCCAGATCGCGGCGCACCTCCGCATCCACGCGCCGCTGCGCCGCCGTGAGCGCGAACGGCAGCGCGGCCAGCAAGCGCTCGCGCAGCGATCCCATGGAGGCAAGCCGCGGCGCCTTGCGCTGCTGCATGGCGGCACGCATGCGCTTCAGGCTCAGGTGCTGGGTCAGCAACTCCTCGAAGGCCAGGCGCTGCTGTGCGGGATGACAGCCGCGCAACAACAGGTCGAGGCGCGCATCGGGCGGCGGCCGGTGCACGGTGAGCAGCGCGTCGCGCAACGACGCGAGGCCGTGCGCCGTGCAAAGCACGGGCGGAATCAATTCCAGCACCGACTCCGCCGGCAGCAACGCCAGCGCCTTGGCGATCACCCCGGCCAGGCGCTTCTGGCCCAGCCCCTCGGTGGTCGGATAGACCGGGCTCAGCCGGTCTTCCAGCACCACATCCTCGCCCGCCGCCAGCCGGCGGTATTGCGGGTGCACCATCTCCAGCCCTTGCGCGGCGTGGCGCACTTCGCCGAAGCAGAGCAGGCGCGCGCCCGGCACAAGCTGCTCGGCCTGCGCGCGATTGAAGTGGAAGAAGCGCAGCTGCAGGCCCTGCCGCGCATCGTCGGCGATCGCCACCTTCAACTGCGGACGATAGCGGAAGCCCCGCTCTACCGCCTCGACCGTGCCCACCACCTGCGCAGCCTGCCCGGGGCGCAGATCGGCGATGGCGCTGACGCGGGTGCGGTCCTCATAGCGCAGCGGCAGGTGAAACCACAGGTCCTGCACACGCTCCAGCCCCAGCTTGTGCAGCAAGGCCGCGAGCGCCGGCCCTACGCCCGGCAGGCTGGCCGCGGGCGATGTGCCTGCATCCGTCGCGACGGCGGCGCTCGTCATCGGATGGCGTGGATCAGCCCAGCACCATGATCGCGTCCACCTCCACCTGCGCGCCCTTGGGCAACGCCGACACCTCGATGGTGGAGCGCGCCGGATACGGCTGCTGGAAATACTCGGCCATCACCGCATTCACCTCGGCGAAGTTCGCCAGATCGGTGACGTAGATGCCCACGCGCACGATCTGCGCCAGCGAGCCGCCGGCCGCCTGCGCCACCGCCACCAGGTTGTCGAACACACGCCGCGTCTGCGCGGCGATGTCGCCGTCGACCAGGCTGCCGGTGGCCGGATCGAGCGGAATCTGCCCGGAGAAGTACACCGTGTCGCCGGCACGCACGGCCTGCGAGTACGGACCGATCGCGGCGGGCGCCTGCGGGGTGGCGATGATCTGGCGGGACGGCATGGCGGAAGCCTCGTGGCAGCGTTCGGGCCTGCCAGTCTAAACGAGCGCGCGGCGTTGCCGCCGGGCGCACCGCATCAAAGCGGATAACGGTAGACGCCGCTCACCACGCCGGCGCGGCGCACGCGGCGGATCACCTCGGCGAGGTGCTTGCGGTTCTTCACCTCGATGGCGAACAGCAAGGCGGCGGCGGCGAGGTCGCGCTCGACGTACTCCACGTTCTCGATGTTGGAGTTGGCCGCCGCGATCGCCGCGGCGATGGTCGCAAGCACGCCGGGGCGGTTGATCACCTCGATGCGCAGTTCGGCGCGGTAGTCGCCCTGCACGTCGCGATCCCATTCGATCGCCACGCAGCGCTCGGGCGACTTGCGCAGCTCGGCCACGTTCGGGCACTCCTCGCGGTGCACCACGATGCCCTTGCCCGGCGACAGGTAGCCGGTGATGGCGTCGCCCGGCAGCGGATGGCAGCAGTTGGCGAAGCTGAGCACGCCGCGTTCGGCGCCGCTGATGCGGATCTTCTCGAGCGCCATGCCGGCGCCGGGCGAGACGTCGTCGGACTGCCCGTCGCGCAGCGCCAGCAGGTGGCGCGCCACCAGGTCCGGCATGCGGTTGCCGAGCGCGATTTCGGCCAGCAACTCCTCCAGCCGCTTGAGCCGCGCCTCGTGCAGGAAGCGGTCCAGCACCTCGGTCGGAATCGCATCCAGGCTGCTGCCGCGCGCATCCAGCGCGCGATCCAGCATGCGATGGCCGAAGTCCACCGCATCCTCGTGCTGAAGGTGTTTCAGGTACTGGCGGATCGCGGTGCGCGCCTTGCCGGTGACCACCGACTCCAGCCACGCCGGATTCGGCACCGCCGACGGCGCGGTGATGATCTCCACCAGTTGGCCGGACTCCAGCCGCGTGCGGAGCGGCAACAGCTTCTTGTCCACGCGGGCGGCCACCGCGTGATCGCCCACGTCGGTGTGCACGGCGTAGGCGAAATCCAACGCGGTGGCGTTGCGCGGCAACGCGAGGATGTCGCCGCGCGGCGTGAACAGGTAGACCTCGTCGGGGAACAGGTCGATCTTGACGTTCTCGAAGAACTCGGCCGACGAAGCCGTGTTGACCTGGCTGTCGGCCAGCGAGGAGAGCCATTCGCGCGCGCGCAGCTGCGCGCTGTTGGCCGGGCCGGAGTCGGTCTTGTAGGCCCAGTGCGCGGCCACGCCGCGCTCGGCCACCGAATTCATCTCGGCGGTGCGGATCTGCACCTCGATCGGCGCACCGAACGGCCCCAGCAGCACGGTGTGCAGCGACTGGTAGCCGTTCGCCTTGGGGATCGCGATGAAATCCTTGAAGCGGCGGTCCACCGGCTTGTACAGCCCGTGCACCACGCCCAGCGCCTTGTAGCAATCCAGCGCGCTGTCGACCACCACGCGGAAGCCGTACACGTCCATCAACTGGGCGAAGCTCTTGTGTTCATGGCGCATCTTGGAATAGATGCTCCACGCCGACTTGATCCGGCCCACCACGTGCGCCGGCAACTGCTCGGCGGCCAGCCGGTGCGACAGTGCGGATTCGATCTTGCCCATCGCCTCGCGGCGATTGCCCAGCGCGGCACGGATGCGCTCGCTGATGACGCGGTAACGATCCGGATGCAGCGCGCGGAAGCCGAGATCCTGCAGTTCGGCCTTGAACGCGTTCATGCCGAGGCGTTGCGCAATGGGCGCGTAGATCTCCAGCGTTTCGCGCGCGATGCGGCGGCGCGACGGCCCGTCCTTCGCACCCAGCGTGCGCATGTTGTGCAGCCGGTCGGCCAATTTGATCAGGATCACGCGCAGATCGCGCGCCATCGCCAGCAGCATTTTGCGGAAGCTTTCCGCGTCCGCCTCCTGGCGGCTGCCGAAGCGCATCTTGTCCAGCTTGGTGACGCCGTCGACCAGTTCGGCCACGGTCTCGCCGAACTCGCTGGCCAGCGCGCTGCGGCTGAGCGCGGTGTCTTCCAGCGTGTCGTGCAGGATCGCCGCAATGATGGTCTCGGCATCCATGCCGAGTTCGGCGAGGATGCCGGCCACGGCGACCGGATGGGTGATGTAGGGCTCCCCGCTCTTGCGGGTCTGGCCGGCGTGCGCCTCGGCGCCGACTTCGAACGCGCGCAGCACGCGCTGGATCTGCGGCGCAGCCAGATAACCGAGCTGGTCCTTGAGCGCCTGCACGTAGTGCGGCAGCGCAGCGGGGTCGATGACGACGGGCGTGGCGGCGGTCATGCGTTGACCCGCCGCGGCGGGTTCGCCGGCAGCAAGGTCATGTGATCCTGGTTGGTGCGGCCGGCCGCGCATGCCAACGCATCGGCCAGCCCGATGCGTTGCCTGCGCGGTCTACAGCCGCACTCCATCAATCGTCGCCGACCTTGGAAAGGTCGTCGTCCACCTCGGCGGCGGCCCACTCCAGCGCCTCGCGCTCGGCGCGCTCGCGCTCGGCCTTGTCGATCTCGTCGATGGTGGCCTGGTCGATGCGGCGGCCAGCGATCTCGCGCAGCGCCAGCACCGACGGCTTGTCATTGTTCGGGTTGACGGCCGGTTCGGCGCCCTTGGCGAGCTGGCGGGCGCGCTTGGTCGCCATCAACACCAGCTCGAATCGGTTGTCGACCACCTCGAGGCAGTCTTCCACGGTAATGCGTGCCATGCCAAATCCTTAGGGAAATAGATACTTATACGGGTTGACAGTTTAGAGCAGCAGGTGCCGGACTGGCAACGCGAACCATCCGCGGACGGCGCCGCGACGCGAAAGCGCAGCGAAACGCGTGCAGGATATAAAACCAAGCAGTACACTATTGAAACCCCAACGCGTCCCCGCCCCATCAAGCTCACTTGGCTGCGCCTTCATGCCGATGCTTCCACTGCCCCGCTCCTTTTTGCGCCCCAGCCTGAGCCTGCTCGCCGCGGCGTTGCTGGCCGGTTGCGCCATCGCGCCGCCGCGTACCGACGATCCGCTGCAAAAGGTCAACCGCAAGGTCTACGCCTTCAACGACACGCTGGACAAGGCCGTGCTGCGTCCTGCAGCGGTGGGCTACCGCAAGGTGACCAACCCGCCGGTGCGGCACGCCGTCAGCAACTTCTTCACCAACATCGAGCTACCCGTCACCATCGCCAACGATCTGCTGCAGGCCCGTCCCTCGCAGGCACTGGGCAATACCGGGCGGTTCCTGATCAACCTCACCGTCGGCGTGGGCGGCTTCTTCGATCCCGCCTCCAAACTGGGCCTGCCGCAGCAGAGCACCGACTTCGGCATCACCCTGGCGCGCTGGGGCGTGCCGGACGGCGACTTCGTGATGCTGCCCCTGCTCGGGCCGAGCACCACGCGCGACATGTGGCACTACCCGGTGGACGGCTACTTCTTCGATCCGCTGAGCCTGATCGCAAAGAATCACGCCTTCAACTACGGCGAGTATTACGTGCCGCAGGTGCTCTACGTGGTGTCGATGCGTTCGGAGCTGATGGACGCGGAGGGCTTCCTGCAGTCCGCCTACGACCCTTACGCCTTCCTGCGCGACGCCTACCGCCAGCGCCGGCTCTACATGCTGTACGACGGCAACCCGCCGACCGCCGTGATCGACAAGATGCAGGGCATCGACCAGCAGGGCTTCGATCCCGACGAACTGCTGGAACAGCAGAAGCAGTGGGAGCAGCAGCATGCTTCCACACCAGCGCCGGCCCCCGCATCCTCGGCACCGGCAGCGCACTGAAACGGAGACGGGGCCGACCGGCCCCGTTTCGCGCACA
This genomic interval carries:
- a CDS encoding type B 50S ribosomal protein L31 — translated: MKPDIHPNYRPVVFQDLSSDFAFLTRSTIAAKDTVKWTDGNEYPLIKVDISSHSHPFYTGKQKTLDVGGRVDKFRKRYAQK
- a CDS encoding RidA family protein gives rise to the protein MPSRQIIATPQAPAAIGPYSQAVRAGDTVYFSGQIPLDPATGSLVDGDIAAQTRRVFDNLVAVAQAAGGSLAQIVRVGIYVTDLANFAEVNAVMAEYFQQPYPARSTIEVSALPKGAQVEVDAIMVLG
- the recG gene encoding ATP-dependent DNA helicase RecG, which codes for MTSAAVATDAGTSPAASLPGVGPALAALLHKLGLERVQDLWFHLPLRYEDRTRVSAIADLRPGQAAQVVGTVEAVERGFRYRPQLKVAIADDARQGLQLRFFHFNRAQAEQLVPGARLLCFGEVRHAAQGLEMVHPQYRRLAAGEDVVLEDRLSPVYPTTEGLGQKRLAGVIAKALALLPAESVLELIPPVLCTAHGLASLRDALLTVHRPPPDARLDLLLRGCHPAQQRLAFEELLTQHLSLKRMRAAMQQRKAPRLASMGSLRERLLAALPFALTAAQRRVDAEVRRDLAQASPMLRLVQGDVGSGKTVVAALAALAAVESGHQVALMAPTELLAEQHLRNFRHWLAPLGVDVEWLAGKQQGRAREAAMRRVAEGAPVTVGTHALMQEGVEFARLGLVIVDEQHRFGVQQRLALHDKGADRARGEVPHQLVLTATPIPRTLAMSAYADLDVSAIDELPPGRTPVQTVAVSNARRAEVIERIRAACAEGRQAYWVCTLIEESEQLRAQAAEVAHAELSMALADCKVGLIHGRLKPKDKQAVMDAFKAGELAVLVATTVIEVGVDVPNASLMVIENSERLGLAQLHQLRGRVGRGAVASNCVLLYQPPLGQLARERLAVMRETNDGFRIAEKDLELRGPGEVLGTRQTGQLSFRIADLSRDAHLLPAVQQVGERLLTDHPRDADRLIARWIGGAARYARA
- a CDS encoding bifunctional (p)ppGpp synthetase/guanosine-3',5'-bis(diphosphate) 3'-pyrophosphohydrolase, with the protein product MTAATPVVIDPAALPHYVQALKDQLGYLAAPQIQRVLRAFEVGAEAHAGQTRKSGEPYITHPVAVAGILAELGMDAETIIAAILHDTLEDTALSRSALASEFGETVAELVDGVTKLDKMRFGSRQEADAESFRKMLLAMARDLRVILIKLADRLHNMRTLGAKDGPSRRRIARETLEIYAPIAQRLGMNAFKAELQDLGFRALHPDRYRVISERIRAALGNRREAMGKIESALSHRLAAEQLPAHVVGRIKSAWSIYSKMRHEHKSFAQLMDVYGFRVVVDSALDCYKALGVVHGLYKPVDRRFKDFIAIPKANGYQSLHTVLLGPFGAPIEVQIRTAEMNSVAERGVAAHWAYKTDSGPANSAQLRAREWLSSLADSQVNTASSAEFFENVKIDLFPDEVYLFTPRGDILALPRNATALDFAYAVHTDVGDHAVAARVDKKLLPLRTRLESGQLVEIITAPSAVPNPAWLESVVTGKARTAIRQYLKHLQHEDAVDFGHRMLDRALDARGSSLDAIPTEVLDRFLHEARLKRLEELLAEIALGNRMPDLVARHLLALRDGQSDDVSPGAGMALEKIRISGAERGVLSFANCCHPLPGDAITGYLSPGKGIVVHREECPNVAELRKSPERCVAIEWDRDVQGDYRAELRIEVINRPGVLATIAAAIAAANSNIENVEYVERDLAAAALLFAIEVKNRKHLAEVIRRVRRAGVVSGVYRYPL
- a CDS encoding nucleoside hydrolase, yielding MSKPQLLIDTDPGVDDALAILMAHAHADIAALSVAAGNVGLGHTVRNARTLRDLLGATFPVFPGCATPLVRVPDEDAAFVHGVDGLGDVGFPEPSAPAEDEAAALALLRLTRERPGELTLVALAPLTNLALALKLDPALPQRVKRLVVMGGAVTGHGNTGKVPAEFNVGFDPEAAHVVFEAFPAFDLVDWEATLRHGFDDAEFDGWIAAGDHRAKFFEQVFRTARDYNATHERNGVVAADALAMAVAIDPAIVLRCETRAVAVELDGRLTRGATVVDWSKRLGLPAQARIVLEVDQARFAAMVRKALGAA
- the rpoZ gene encoding DNA-directed RNA polymerase subunit omega — translated: MARITVEDCLEVVDNRFELVLMATKRARQLAKGAEPAVNPNNDKPSVLALREIAGRRIDQATIDEIDKAERERAEREALEWAAAEVDDDLSKVGDD
- a CDS encoding citrate synthase — encoded protein: MSDPKTVKLVDESTERSSTMPLVSGTLGPACIDISTLYKDTGHFTYDVGYGSTASTKSAITYIDGDQGVLLYRGYPIEQLAENSSFLEVAYLLLNGELPKKEEFASFENDITHHTMMPESHKRFFEGFHHDAHPMAMLAASVASLSAFYHDDLDVDNAEDRKLAAIRLIAKMPTIAAACHRYSIDRSFRYPRNNLEYVDRFLHMMFEVPSEPLQMSPVAAKALDLLFILHADHEQNASTSTVRLVGSTGANPYASIAAGITALWGPAHGGANEAVLKMLEEIGSPDKVETAVKRAKDKNDNFRLMGFGHRVYKNFDPRAKIIREMCHKVLAELGVNDPLLDVAMKLEEAALKDEYFVERKLYPNVDFYSGIIYKALGIPTEMFTVMFAIARTAGWISHWIEQHETPGSRIGRPRQIYTGHAVRDYAAFDKR